A single window of Caldimicrobium thiodismutans DNA harbors:
- a CDS encoding pilus assembly protein, translating into MPEKAPLLWIKRILFVISVIFLSFIFRDTKPVTGGMSDYCYAPPIISETVPPLVMLVSGKDHKLYYEAYNDASDLDEDGKIDVGYKHSIDYYGYFDPYKCYKYEGSSAKFVPVRYTSNKYCGGADEWSGNFLNWLTMARIDVLRKVLYGGYRSTDSASETVLEATFIPQDAHSWGKEYSGSDTRQLTPFDPPGSGQRHLFCITSLSNGETRRIRVLLNKTNRIWEWASKERPVCDNSLGTPNYEYYVRVKVCDPAVGLEPNCKRYPAGAETYKPIGLLQKYGDGDGTKWCSKSLKPCNTDSDCNPAATHGLCVDKAKMYFGLITGSYEKNFSGGVLRKNIWSFLDEINSNTGIFQTSENTPGNIVLTFDRLRIIDFRYSDYSYEPGWQGAWVTTRPPNEGEFKNWGNPIAEMMYEAIRYFAGKTSPTGDFTYSKSQDGGLNLPKPEWGKFKSGRSTYRLYDVFPICAKPFIVVLSDIYNSYDSDKVPGSSFGSFSGDISGLNVSTLADLISSIEFIPGSYFIGQSGTNYDFICSAKDISSFSNIRGLCPEEPTKQGSYYPASIAYYGNKKSGGWRDNFSDQKPYTIKTLAVALSSPVPDIVFKVGDKTVRITPLGKSVSGELNVYQYCYQKCTFQRDANGNLRISNCQDGSYCPTNQIVDFYVDTINYDASGNLVYAKFRINFEDVEQGADHDMDAIVEYEIQPISSNQIRVKLTSNYAAGGIDQVLGFTISGTTEDGTWLVVKDKDVPDTADGDTPSVVAGMPLTWQKDFSVTGSTAGQLKPPLWYAAKWGGFDDMNGNDLPDLPSEWDKDGNGIPDTYFYVVNPLKLESQLNKAFAEILRRASSGATVATLTSRKGFSSLVLQPLFYPSYQSGEIEVNWIGMLKAFWTDFKANLREDTNLDKWLNIKNIVDKIFQLVVKEDEEPHAWYISNESTCSYDPTKIEALNLKPVFDAGCQLANRDPFSRKILVHIGNTTIKSIDDTDAKTFLKNLWNGVAVSESLGISVDDTFTNCLIEYLKGNPSVPCLSNATIKDYFSRNLTFDVGSLCSASGISGNHTWKLGDIIFSTPSIISNEPLNIYHVRYFDFTYRAFIANETYAKRTTYAFVGANDGMLHAFRLGYLKSAGDQDRPVRLINAFNSEAIDLIGKEEWAFIPQNALPYLIWYAHKDYCHIPTVDYRTYVFDASIGGGPEETKTSDSWRTLLLGVMGFGGKEICIKKQGNNCIESYSSSIFVLDLTDWLKGTTSEPKVLWERALPDKTLTLSFPAIVRLGERDKNGKWYVVIGSGPKDPQGTNFVNQAKIYFFDLRTGSLIKELNVANNVSIGDIWPADVDNDYQDDVLYFGTYDANSGKFYRLSLRNDSITLSFNPNAPVFSAPTFTKDKSGRFWVFFGTGRYLRSEDKNFNYSNYLIGFIDDCWSGNCMSTYNFNDLYNATGALANIVVTRTTQVCKCDWDGCNSTEVAIDGYYNGTVPPAIIRGWFHQLEKGETYNELINSQPFVFGGNLDALVFRTYNEICKIGGETWLMALCYDTGIPCGKPSALIHTAAVGETITIRSKYLVSPGAPPLGQPFQVATFKSQTGQYEKIAQASYGTIIRLTQQAQESARGRFILWLEK; encoded by the coding sequence ATGCCTGAAAAAGCCCCTCTCCTCTGGATAAAAAGAATTCTTTTTGTCATAAGTGTGATTTTTCTATCCTTTATTTTCAGGGATACAAAGCCTGTTACCGGAGGCATGAGTGATTACTGCTACGCCCCCCCAATTATAAGCGAAACCGTTCCGCCCTTAGTTATGCTTGTTTCTGGAAAAGACCATAAATTATATTATGAAGCTTATAATGATGCCTCCGATTTGGATGAAGATGGAAAAATAGATGTAGGCTATAAGCACAGTATCGATTACTATGGATACTTTGATCCATATAAGTGTTATAAATATGAAGGGTCTTCTGCAAAGTTTGTTCCTGTAAGATACACAAGCAATAAATATTGTGGTGGGGCAGATGAATGGAGTGGCAACTTTCTTAACTGGCTAACCATGGCTCGTATTGATGTTTTAAGAAAGGTGCTTTATGGTGGATATAGGTCTACAGATTCAGCATCTGAAACAGTGCTTGAGGCAACCTTTATACCCCAAGATGCCCACAGCTGGGGCAAAGAATACAGCGGAAGCGATACAAGACAATTAACTCCCTTCGATCCTCCAGGTAGCGGGCAAAGACACCTATTTTGTATTACCAGCCTTAGCAATGGAGAAACAAGGCGTATCAGAGTTTTACTGAATAAAACTAATAGAATCTGGGAGTGGGCATCAAAGGAAAGACCCGTATGTGATAATAGTTTGGGCACTCCTAATTATGAATATTATGTAAGAGTAAAAGTATGCGACCCAGCGGTAGGTCTTGAACCAAACTGTAAAAGATATCCAGCTGGAGCTGAAACATATAAACCCATAGGTCTACTTCAAAAATATGGAGATGGTGATGGCACTAAATGGTGTTCCAAATCATTAAAACCCTGTAATACTGATAGTGATTGTAATCCTGCAGCCACACATGGGCTTTGTGTAGATAAAGCAAAGATGTATTTTGGTTTAATTACAGGCTCTTATGAGAAAAATTTTAGTGGTGGTGTATTAAGGAAAAATATATGGTCTTTTTTAGATGAGATAAATTCTAATACAGGTATCTTTCAAACATCGGAGAATACACCAGGAAATATTGTGCTAACTTTTGATAGGTTAAGAATAATTGATTTTAGATATAGTGATTATTCATACGAACCTGGATGGCAGGGTGCCTGGGTGACCACGCGTCCTCCTAATGAAGGTGAATTTAAAAACTGGGGAAATCCCATCGCAGAAATGATGTATGAAGCCATTAGATATTTTGCAGGAAAAACAAGTCCAACAGGTGATTTTACATATTCGAAAAGTCAAGATGGTGGCTTAAATTTGCCCAAACCTGAATGGGGTAAATTTAAAAGTGGGAGATCTACTTATAGACTTTATGATGTATTTCCTATATGTGCTAAACCATTTATTGTAGTATTAAGCGATATTTACAATAGTTATGATTCCGATAAAGTTCCCGGGTCTTCATTTGGTAGTTTCTCAGGAGATATTTCTGGTTTGAATGTGTCTACACTTGCGGATCTTATATCCTCAATTGAGTTTATTCCTGGAAGTTATTTTATAGGCCAATCTGGAACAAATTATGATTTTATATGTTCAGCTAAAGATATATCTTCCTTTAGTAATATAAGGGGTCTTTGCCCAGAAGAGCCAACCAAACAGGGAAGTTATTATCCAGCTTCCATTGCTTATTATGGAAATAAGAAAAGTGGTGGCTGGAGAGACAATTTTTCAGATCAAAAACCTTACACAATTAAAACCCTTGCTGTAGCTCTTTCTTCACCTGTTCCAGATATAGTTTTTAAAGTAGGGGATAAAACTGTCCGGATCACACCCTTAGGAAAGAGTGTAAGTGGTGAACTTAATGTATATCAGTATTGTTACCAAAAATGCACTTTTCAAAGAGACGCAAACGGTAATCTAAGGATATCAAATTGTCAAGATGGCTCATACTGTCCTACCAATCAAATAGTAGATTTTTATGTTGATACGATTAATTACGATGCAAGTGGTAATCTTGTCTATGCAAAGTTTAGAATTAACTTTGAGGATGTGGAACAGGGTGCAGACCACGATATGGACGCTATTGTAGAATATGAGATACAACCTATTAGTTCCAATCAAATAAGAGTGAAACTAACATCAAATTATGCTGCTGGAGGTATTGACCAGGTGCTTGGCTTTACCATTTCCGGAACAACAGAAGATGGCACCTGGCTTGTGGTAAAAGATAAAGATGTGCCAGACACTGCTGACGGTGATACACCTTCCGTTGTAGCAGGCATGCCTCTTACCTGGCAAAAGGACTTTTCTGTTACTGGTTCAACTGCTGGGCAGTTAAAGCCACCTCTTTGGTATGCTGCAAAATGGGGTGGTTTTGATGATATGAATGGAAATGATTTGCCTGATTTGCCTTCTGAGTGGGACAAAGATGGAAATGGCATTCCTGATACCTATTTTTATGTAGTAAATCCTTTAAAGCTTGAGTCTCAGCTTAACAAAGCCTTTGCTGAAATCCTTCGCAGGGCTTCTTCTGGGGCAACGGTTGCAACTTTGACTTCAAGAAAGGGATTTTCCTCTCTTGTTCTCCAGCCCCTTTTTTATCCAAGCTATCAATCTGGAGAAATAGAAGTTAACTGGATTGGAATGCTTAAAGCCTTCTGGACGGATTTTAAAGCAAATTTAAGGGAAGATACCAATTTAGATAAATGGCTTAATATAAAAAATATTGTTGATAAAATTTTTCAACTTGTGGTAAAAGAGGACGAGGAACCTCATGCCTGGTATATCTCAAATGAAAGCACCTGTTCTTATGACCCTACCAAGATTGAAGCTCTTAACTTAAAGCCTGTTTTTGACGCAGGCTGTCAATTAGCCAATAGAGACCCCTTCAGTAGAAAAATCTTGGTTCATATAGGTAACACCACTATCAAATCTATTGATGATACCGATGCAAAAACCTTCCTCAAAAACCTTTGGAATGGTGTTGCTGTAAGTGAAAGCCTTGGAATTTCTGTTGATGATACCTTTACTAATTGCCTTATTGAATACTTAAAAGGTAATCCTTCAGTTCCTTGTCTTTCAAATGCCACTATAAAGGACTATTTTTCCCGCAACCTAACCTTTGATGTAGGAAGCCTTTGTTCAGCCTCAGGTATAAGCGGAAATCACACCTGGAAGCTCGGAGATATTATTTTTTCTACACCAAGCATTATATCTAATGAGCCTCTTAATATTTATCATGTGAGATATTTTGATTTTACATACAGAGCTTTCATTGCTAATGAAACTTATGCAAAAAGGACCACTTATGCCTTTGTAGGGGCAAATGATGGTATGCTTCATGCTTTTAGGTTGGGTTATTTGAAATCAGCTGGAGATCAGGATAGACCTGTCAGATTAATTAATGCCTTTAACAGCGAAGCTATTGATTTAATAGGAAAGGAGGAATGGGCCTTCATTCCTCAGAATGCCCTTCCCTATCTTATCTGGTATGCCCATAAAGATTATTGTCATATTCCAACAGTTGATTACAGAACTTATGTCTTTGATGCCTCAATTGGTGGAGGTCCTGAAGAAACGAAAACTTCCGATTCCTGGAGAACCCTTTTATTAGGGGTAATGGGGTTTGGAGGAAAGGAGATCTGTATCAAAAAACAGGGGAATAATTGTATAGAATCCTACAGTTCATCCATCTTTGTTTTAGATTTAACAGATTGGTTAAAAGGAACCACCTCTGAGCCAAAGGTTTTATGGGAGAGGGCCCTGCCGGATAAAACTTTAACCCTATCTTTTCCTGCCATTGTCAGACTTGGAGAAAGGGATAAAAATGGAAAGTGGTATGTGGTGATCGGCTCGGGACCTAAGGATCCCCAAGGAACCAATTTTGTTAATCAAGCCAAAATATATTTCTTTGATCTAAGGACAGGAAGTTTAATAAAGGAACTCAATGTGGCTAATAATGTTTCTATAGGCGATATCTGGCCTGCAGATGTAGATAATGATTATCAAGATGATGTTCTTTATTTCGGAACATATGATGCTAATTCCGGGAAGTTTTATAGGTTGAGCCTTAGAAATGATTCTATTACCCTTTCTTTTAATCCCAATGCACCTGTTTTTTCAGCACCCACTTTTACCAAAGATAAATCAGGAAGGTTCTGGGTCTTTTTTGGGACAGGAAGATATTTAAGAAGCGAAGATAAAAATTTCAATTACTCCAATTATCTAATTGGTTTTATTGATGACTGTTGGTCAGGCAATTGCATGTCTACTTATAATTTTAACGACCTTTATAATGCAACAGGAGCATTAGCTAATATTGTGGTTACAAGAACAACTCAAGTTTGCAAATGTGACTGGGATGGTTGTAACTCAACAGAAGTAGCTATAGATGGCTATTATAACGGAACTGTCCCTCCTGCTATAATACGAGGTTGGTTTCATCAACTTGAAAAGGGAGAAACTTATAATGAACTAATTAATTCTCAACCTTTCGTATTTGGTGGTAATTTGGATGCCCTTGTTTTTAGAACCTATAATGAAATCTGCAAAATCGGTGGAGAGACTTGGCTTATGGCTTTATGTTATGATACTGGAATTCCCTGTGGAAAGCCTTCTGCTCTTATTCATACTGCAGCAGTGGGTGAAACTATTACTATTAGATCAAAATATTTAGTTAGCCCTGGAGCCCCACCCCTTGGTCAGCCCTTTCAGGTAGCTACTTTTAAATCTCAAACAGGGCAATATGAAAAGATTGCTCAGGCCTCTTATGGAACAATTATAAGACTTACTCAGCAAGCGCAAGAGTCAGCAAGAGGAAGATTTATCCTGTGGTTAGAAAAATAA
- a CDS encoding type IV pilus modification PilV family protein: protein MAHNKLAHKKKQGMTLLEILIAMLILVFVIVGFMKATTDFMLYLKASKINARAKELAEKLRSGILNLPQLSACFNSSITGELKSNATGNQSFITFDRPDFYVKDCPNVNNCISQFGCLYCYTGEEIILSNQINCTVGYPIRVGYNAGKVIYKDNESGQEIEVGSAVGIKVYYIEPKTRREKEINVLVYKKYEE, encoded by the coding sequence ATGGCTCATAACAAACTTGCTCATAAGAAAAAACAGGGAATGACACTTCTTGAAATCCTTATTGCAATGTTAATTCTTGTATTCGTTATTGTAGGATTTATGAAAGCAACCACTGATTTTATGCTGTATTTAAAGGCTTCTAAAATTAATGCCAGAGCTAAAGAACTGGCTGAAAAATTGAGAAGTGGAATCTTGAACTTGCCTCAGCTTTCTGCATGTTTCAATTCTTCTATCACTGGGGAGCTTAAATCTAATGCTACTGGAAATCAATCATTTATCACCTTTGATAGACCTGATTTTTATGTAAAAGATTGTCCAAATGTAAATAACTGTATAAGTCAATTTGGATGTTTGTATTGTTATACTGGAGAAGAAATAATTTTAAGTAATCAAATAAATTGCACAGTTGGATATCCTATAAGAGTTGGATATAATGCAGGAAAAGTTATATATAAAGATAATGAATCAGGACAAGAGATAGAAGTTGGTTCAGCTGTGGGGATTAAAGTATATTATATAGAACCTAAAACCAGAAGAGAAAAGGAAATTAATGTGCTTGTTTATAAAAAATATGAAGAATAA
- a CDS encoding prepilin-type N-terminal cleavage/methylation domain-containing protein: protein MKNNGYTLIEILLVMLLLGILSGIIFSTYRNFIQEYKSQSIGVRKEMELLSLQIYLRKLIQSIGFGIPREISNYQIWSSPNCTDSNLSKFKNSRTIIGLANDCSISNGPKHDRLYFRSLFATGAKEAGCWWVILPDGEKKSMAVNKYGFTCNAIYENDTLCYYLDENRNYHKDYLDQPLNCTSNLKGPGFLFFYTKGNETPPEVFRLHLSAFDDNEIAQKQACAPKSGKLMLQREWNIQAQPIFDCVGGLKFDFIGNTTNNLPSAIQVCLLVQVSGRMSTKREVPLNSQCGPFQEEDPEWKYYRWRVIEERISLENLRGIK, encoded by the coding sequence ATGAAGAATAATGGATATACTTTAATTGAAATACTTTTAGTTATGCTTCTTTTAGGAATACTAAGTGGGATTATATTTAGCACATATAGAAACTTTATTCAGGAATATAAATCTCAAAGTATAGGTGTGAGAAAGGAGATGGAACTTTTAAGTTTACAAATATATTTAAGAAAACTTATCCAGAGCATAGGTTTTGGAATACCAAGAGAAATCAGCAATTATCAAATTTGGAGTTCTCCAAATTGCACAGATTCAAATTTATCTAAATTCAAAAATAGCAGAACTATTATAGGTTTAGCTAACGATTGTTCTATTTCTAATGGGCCTAAACATGATAGGCTTTATTTTAGGAGCTTATTTGCAACTGGAGCAAAAGAGGCGGGATGTTGGTGGGTTATTTTACCGGATGGAGAAAAAAAGTCTATGGCTGTAAATAAATATGGATTTACATGCAATGCCATTTATGAAAATGATACATTATGTTATTATTTAGATGAAAATAGAAATTATCACAAAGATTATCTTGATCAACCACTTAATTGCACCTCAAATTTAAAGGGTCCTGGTTTTTTATTTTTTTACACCAAAGGCAATGAAACACCTCCTGAAGTTTTTCGGCTGCACCTATCCGCCTTCGATGATAATGAGATAGCCCAAAAGCAGGCTTGTGCCCCAAAAAGTGGTAAATTAATGTTACAAAGGGAATGGAATATTCAAGCTCAACCCATTTTTGATTGTGTTGGAGGATTAAAATTTGATTTTATAGGTAATACTACTAATAACTTGCCATCTGCTATACAAGTATGCCTTCTTGTGCAAGTAAGTGGTAGAATGAGCACTAAAAGAGAGGTTCCTTTAAATTCTCAGTGTGGCCCTTTCCAGGAGGAGGATCCTGAATGGAAATATTATCGCTGGAGAGTTATAGAAGAGAGAATATCCTTAGAAAATTTAAGAGGTATCAAATGA
- a CDS encoding class I SAM-dependent methyltransferase — MELALYHPDYGYYARGNVPGKAGDFITSPCVHRVFGATLGLQVLEAFELLKKPKDFVIVEAGAGAGYLALDILNYLAFKGFDFPYYIVEPFPALRALQEETLKDYLKNISWFQDFSELPPFEGIFLCNELFDALPVHLVEKREGELFEIWLEFRGGEVTEKLEKLTEPEILKIIYPYVPSWPEGYRTEVSLRAEEIYRALSQKMKRGLLLIIDYGYPRGDYYHLERKKGTLLCYFRHRACENPYFKPGHIDITAHVDFTLLRELGEKYGFLNLGFTQQGPYLASLGIDRVFLEISEGNFRDREALKLLVFPEGFGQSHWVLVQGRFLGLTKIPQLSGFRFSNRLKLLY; from the coding sequence ATGGAACTTGCCCTTTATCATCCTGATTACGGGTATTATGCAAGGGGAAATGTCCCGGGGAAAGCAGGAGATTTTATAACTTCACCTTGCGTACATAGGGTCTTTGGGGCAACCCTTGGTCTTCAGGTTCTTGAGGCTTTCGAATTGTTGAAAAAACCCAAGGATTTTGTCATAGTTGAGGCAGGAGCTGGAGCTGGTTATCTTGCCCTTGATATTTTGAATTATCTTGCCTTTAAAGGCTTTGATTTCCCCTATTACATTGTGGAGCCCTTTCCTGCTTTAAGGGCTCTTCAAGAAGAAACCCTTAAAGATTATCTAAAAAATATTAGCTGGTTCCAAGATTTTTCAGAGCTTCCACCTTTTGAGGGGATATTTCTTTGTAATGAGCTCTTTGATGCCCTGCCTGTGCATCTTGTTGAAAAAAGGGAGGGTGAGCTTTTTGAAATCTGGCTTGAATTCAGGGGAGGTGAAGTCACAGAAAAACTTGAAAAATTAACAGAGCCTGAGATTCTAAAAATTATCTATCCCTATGTTCCTTCCTGGCCTGAGGGATATAGAACTGAGGTCTCCTTAAGGGCAGAGGAAATCTATAGAGCCCTTTCTCAAAAAATGAAAAGGGGGCTTCTCCTTATCATTGATTATGGCTATCCCCGAGGGGATTATTATCATCTAGAAAGAAAAAAGGGAACTCTTCTTTGCTACTTTCGCCACAGAGCCTGTGAAAATCCCTATTTTAAACCTGGGCACATTGACATAACTGCGCATGTTGATTTTACCCTACTCAGGGAACTGGGAGAAAAATATGGCTTCTTAAATCTTGGATTTACCCAGCAGGGCCCCTATCTTGCCTCTCTCGGGATAGATAGGGTCTTTCTTGAAATTTCTGAGGGAAATTTTAGAGATAGGGAGGCCTTAAAACTCCTTGTCTTCCCTGAGGGGTTTGGACAATCCCACTGGGTGCTTGTTCAGGGGAGATTTCTGGGACTTACCAAAATCCCACAACTTTCAGGTTTTAGATTTAGCAATCGCCTAAAACTTTTGTATTAA
- the rnhA gene encoding ribonuclease HI, whose translation MEKQELQSREISVYVDGCSLGNPGPGGYGVLIKKGGKEIVLKGGEAETTNNRMELMAVIKALSYFKNKSKIVVYGDSEYVIKGATEWLPLWKKKGFKTSEGKPVKNQDLWKELERWLNFHEVRFIKVPAHSGHPENERVDQIAKAEARKWKRNS comes from the coding sequence ATGGAAAAGCAGGAGCTTCAATCCCGGGAGATTTCTGTTTATGTGGATGGTTGTTCCCTTGGAAATCCAGGGCCAGGTGGGTATGGGGTTTTAATTAAAAAGGGAGGCAAAGAGATTGTCCTCAAGGGTGGAGAAGCAGAGACCACTAATAATCGGATGGAGCTTATGGCAGTTATTAAGGCCCTTTCATACTTTAAAAATAAAAGTAAAATTGTTGTTTATGGGGATTCTGAATATGTGATAAAAGGAGCAACCGAATGGTTACCCCTCTGGAAAAAGAAAGGTTTTAAGACTTCGGAGGGGAAACCCGTTAAAAATCAGGATCTCTGGAAGGAGCTTGAAAGATGGTTAAATTTTCACGAGGTAAGATTCATAAAAGTGCCTGCCCATAGTGGACATCCTGAAAACGAAAGAGTTGACCAGATAGCTAAGGCTGAGGCAAGGAAATGGAAGAGAAACTCTTAG
- a CDS encoding UbiX family flavin prenyltransferase has translation MEEKLLVGITGASGSIYALYFLEALKSLKVPFEIIITDAGKLVFQHELDRPWQILKELTDMVYEEREISAPPASGSAPYRGLVIIPCSMGTLGGIATGQARNLLLRAADVMLKERKPLVLVVRETPFNLIHLQNMLLLTQAGAVIYPAMPGFYHKPASLEELLKQFTERLLQFLKIAENSKPWKGLYS, from the coding sequence ATGGAAGAGAAACTCTTAGTGGGAATCACCGGGGCAAGTGGCTCCATCTATGCCTTATATTTTCTGGAGGCCCTGAAATCTCTAAAAGTGCCCTTTGAGATAATTATAACTGATGCAGGAAAACTCGTTTTTCAACATGAACTTGACCGACCCTGGCAGATTCTTAAGGAATTAACTGATATGGTTTATGAGGAAAGGGAGATTTCAGCTCCCCCTGCCAGTGGATCAGCCCCTTACCGAGGCCTTGTAATTATTCCCTGCAGTATGGGGACCTTAGGAGGCATTGCTACCGGTCAAGCAAGAAATCTTCTTTTGAGAGCTGCAGATGTCATGCTTAAAGAGAGGAAACCCCTTGTCCTGGTAGTCAGGGAAACTCCCTTTAACCTTATCCATCTTCAAAATATGCTCCTTTTGACTCAGGCAGGAGCAGTGATTTACCCGGCTATGCCTGGCTTTTACCACAAGCCTGCATCCTTAGAAGAATTATTAAAACAATTTACAGAAAGACTTCTTCAATTTTTAAAAATTGCTGAGAATTCAAAGCCATGGAAGGGTCTATATTCATAA
- a CDS encoding glycine cleavage system protein H codes for MRILEDRLYTENHLWVKKEKKKIVRVGITDFFSAKEIEIINVDLPEEGEEYEKDDVFGSIESIEEEFNLVMPVSGVIVSVNEKVLDDVDLLNEDPYEEGWLVKIEMANPSELEELLPAEDYELKIAEEFEEVVPEKVSEEEE; via the coding sequence ATGAGGATTCTTGAAGATAGGCTTTATACCGAAAATCATCTCTGGGTTAAAAAGGAAAAGAAAAAGATAGTAAGAGTGGGAATAACTGATTTTTTTTCAGCCAAAGAGATAGAAATCATTAATGTGGATCTCCCAGAAGAGGGGGAAGAATATGAAAAAGATGATGTCTTTGGAAGTATTGAAAGTATTGAAGAAGAATTCAATCTTGTTATGCCTGTTTCCGGGGTAATAGTTTCTGTAAATGAGAAGGTTCTTGATGATGTGGATCTTTTAAATGAAGACCCCTATGAAGAGGGCTGGTTGGTTAAGATTGAGATGGCCAATCCCTCTGAGCTGGAGGAACTTCTTCCAGCAGAGGACTATGAGTTAAAAATTGCCGAAGAGTTTGAGGAGGTAGTTCCTGAAAAGGTTTCTGAGGAGGAAGAGTAA
- the fabD gene encoding ACP S-malonyltransferase, which produces MLALVFPGQGSQYLGMGKDFWEASSKAKEIFSLAEELTGIPVKRLVFEGPLEELTLTENLQVSLTTVNIVIFEALKANLEEKFKHLVSFNAGHSLGEFSALYASSVLSLEDTLKAVKKRGELMGKAGGDKASGMYAILNFSEERLKEIISQTKGLVIISNYNSPRQLVISGEEQAITEVAEAAKSKGAKVVRLKVSAGFHSPLMESAEREFAGLLDTLNFRDAQIPVVSNVSAQAEKSGESLKELMKRQMTSPVRWIEVIEFIYAQGVSTFVEIGPKQVLKGLISQILQDRPFKCYNVENLKDLENLLKDLL; this is translated from the coding sequence ATGCTTGCTCTGGTATTTCCTGGTCAGGGCTCCCAGTATCTCGGAATGGGAAAGGACTTCTGGGAAGCCTCTTCTAAGGCAAAGGAAATCTTCTCTCTGGCTGAGGAATTAACAGGGATTCCAGTTAAAAGGCTTGTCTTTGAAGGCCCCCTGGAAGAATTAACCCTTACAGAAAACTTACAGGTTTCTTTAACCACTGTAAATATTGTAATTTTTGAGGCTTTAAAGGCCAATCTGGAAGAAAAATTTAAGCATTTGGTTTCTTTTAATGCCGGGCATAGCCTGGGAGAATTTAGCGCTCTTTATGCAAGCTCAGTTCTTTCCCTGGAGGATACCCTTAAAGCTGTTAAAAAAAGGGGGGAATTAATGGGGAAGGCTGGGGGTGATAAGGCCTCAGGGATGTATGCTATTTTAAATTTCTCTGAAGAAAGGCTTAAAGAGATCATATCTCAAACAAAGGGGCTTGTCATAATTTCAAATTATAATTCTCCCCGTCAGCTGGTGATAAGTGGGGAGGAGCAAGCTATTACTGAGGTAGCTGAAGCAGCTAAGTCCAAGGGAGCCAAGGTTGTAAGACTCAAGGTTAGTGCTGGGTTTCACAGCCCTCTTATGGAATCTGCAGAAAGAGAATTTGCAGGACTTCTGGATACCCTTAATTTTAGAGATGCTCAAATTCCTGTGGTTAGTAATGTCTCAGCTCAGGCTGAAAAATCTGGCGAGAGCCTTAAGGAGTTAATGAAAAGGCAGATGACCTCACCTGTTCGCTGGATTGAGGTTATAGAGTTTATCTATGCTCAAGGAGTTTCAACCTTTGTTGAGATAGGCCCAAAACAGGTCCTTAAGGGACTAATTTCACAAATCCTTCAAGATAGACCCTTCAAATGCTACAATGTAGAAAATTTAAAGGATCTGGAAAATCTCTTGAAAGATCTTCTTTAA
- a CDS encoding 4Fe-4S dicluster domain-containing protein translates to MKIKILEERCKGCGLCVEFCPKKVLSLSGKRNLQGYKVVYIANAEKCNACGICFLMCPEVVFVEEDSP, encoded by the coding sequence ATGAAGATAAAAATCTTGGAAGAGCGTTGTAAGGGTTGCGGACTTTGCGTTGAATTTTGTCCAAAAAAAGTCCTTTCCCTTTCTGGAAAGAGAAATCTTCAGGGATATAAGGTGGTTTATATAGCCAATGCTGAAAAATGTAATGCCTGTGGAATTTGTTTTCTCATGTGTCCAGAGGTGGTTTTTGTTGAGGAGGATTCCCCTTGA